The stretch of DNA ACGCAGTAACTAATCATTTACGTATTCAAAGATCATTGATGCTAAATATTGGGCAATCTTAACTAATTTTTCAAAAACCGCAGACAATAATTTGGGTtgtacttatcattattatttttaatgacAAAACATTGTTCGTTAGTTTACTATTAAAATAACTAAGGTACCCTTGAAAATATGCAGTAACTTCCTACAGAGCGTGATTCAAATAATCTAGATAGATAAGATGATAAGAAGCTTTAAGAATTCTGTTCAAGGACATAACTAGACAGAAAACTCGCACCATTCACACTTTGATATAGTCATTCACGTGTTCTAAAAAGAGTCAAAAGAAGCATTTTTGGAAGATCAAACGTGCATCACCTAAAACACTCTTTGAAGGACTCAGGAAGTGGAGGCAGAGTCTTGCCTGCCAGAGAGGAAGTAGCGTATATCCGGCTGACACACGAGGCTGAGAAACCGtagtgtcttctcttccttctccttcgcctgtgtgtgtgtgtgtgtgtgtgtgtgtgtgtgtgtgtgtgtgtgtgtgtgtgtgtgtgtgtgtgtgtgtgtgtgtgtgtgtgtgtgtgtgtgattggtggTGTCGGTTGTCACGCGACTCACTTGTCACGTTTCCTCGTACACtcttaaaattacctacatttACCACTATTTTGTGATATCTTACCGAGGCATGGTGTAATTTTCTTAGAGGGAAGCGTAATAGGAACTGAGCAAgataatttatttgtatttcaaaCATGCAAATAAAACTTCCACCATATTTCCTGGCACCTTTATCTGCGTTATGCAGATACCATGAAATTCCCATGACAGAAAACATTCAGAGGAATCCTGACAGGATCTGAATCAGAGCTCAttgaaatattctctctctctctctctctctctctctctctctctctctctctctctctggtaagggaTCTACTGTCCTCTCCTTACATTATCAAATAGATTTCAAtactttgaaaaataaattaaggaaaTGGTTGTGTACACTAGATTTGCTTCCTCGCAACACTGGTATCGCCGCGCGTGTGACGTGTTCCCGTCCAACAAATTGAGAAAGCTTCCATCAATACTAATTGGTGACATCACGAGAAACATCCCAACAAAACTATTTGCTCATTCACAAAAGTGCATTCTCTTGTTTCGCATTATTTAAAAAGTTCCAAACATTCACATAAGAAAACAAACCTATGGGAAACTAAGAGGCTGGCAGAAGAGGGCAGGATTTTCCTGCGAAATCTAGCAGCTCCCATTTTACGTATGGTTGCGTGGTGCTACGTGCACTAAAGGCGTCTTCTATGAATAAGACTGATCAGCTTTATGTCATTGATCTGTATAATGCAATACAAGCTGCCTGACTGTCACTGTTCTCTGAGATATTATTAGTTAGCCTAcagattttcacattttttaaaGCAGGTCACCCGAGAAGGCCACTCAGAGTTCTAGCCACATGCCTAGCCAGCTGGAGCCCCATTAAAGGAGAGACGGCAGCACGTGATTGGACTCAGCGCCCGGCCATGCAGTGCTCTAGGTGTCatacaaagctctctctcttcacacagcTTGCTGAATGGCAAAATAAGGAGATATTAGGGCGTAACATGAAATCAATCTGgctaacaccattaccaccatttaTGTGGCCCTTCaagggaaaataatgatgaaatacgTGTCTGGAtaattgtttcctttctttgcctCGTCATGTAGTCACTGGTAATTGTatcagaagaaataaaaactagGCTCTGCGTAGCTTGATACATTTCACTTATTCCTGGTATCTGTTACTACTGTTGTACACATTCTGCGTATCATTCTGAAACGATTCATTACAATTCCTTTTGCTCCTCAGACATAATCATCAGGTTTTCTTGCGGTGTACTTCCTGAAATAAGTCCCCAGCAGAAGCTACACCATCTGTTGCTATGGCCGCCGCCACCAAGAGTCGTCCGCTGTAACCACCACCGGACCTAGATCACACAGATCATGATCCGGAATCTAGATCAAGATAGTAAATGGAACACGGACTGCGTGACCAGATCAGTGAGCTGAAACAAATTGCCGTAAACAGACCGAGCTCCCACTGACGCGCTGTGTCCCCGTGCACTGAAGCCTCACAGTATTATTCAAACCAGATAAACACAAATCCAATAATAGAAAATATCTGAATATTGAGAATAAAACGTTTTATCTCTATAAAACAGTATCTTCCAGTGATAATGGTAAGGACAAGGGATTTAGGTGTTGTTACTGGTAGCTGACACTGCAGCCAACCCAGGGCTGAAAAAAACACTGCTCTAGTAATGACGTTACCAACACAACAGTTTTATAAACTAAATATGGACGTCTAATAACTGAACACACTGGCCTGGGAAGAAATTCTGGTGGatgccttcaaaacacaccaatgAAATACACGGCAATACATCACCATAATAGATTGATAAACAGTTAATAAATGCATAGATTAAAGCATAATTAATGTTAaatattttctatttagtttCATTTACAATGAAAGAATGCACACACGGGCACGCAGTCCTGAAAACAAGGCGCATTAGTAAATACTACTAGATGATTGATTAAAATAAAATTTACCTCCTATCTAGAGCAGTGCCCAGTGACTGGGATTCATTGGACAGATTTATGAAGTATATGGATGCGTTAATGAAGCGTTATTTTGTAGCTATAAAGACGAGAAGATTAAGACGAAAGTAAACGACATCAGGTTTTATCATCTCTACCTATAAATCAAACATCCATAGAAAAGCTATGTTCATTTCATCTTATTGATAAGATTTATAGCAAAATTAAAAACATTCATTAATATGGAAATTAATATTTACAATTTAATACAGAACGACAGTTATTGCTTGAACGTTACTAATAAGCAAACTGAATACCAGCTTTCAAGTATTAATGAGGTATTATGAAGCAACATTGCTCGCCTCCTCACCTGGGTGGAGATGGTGGCGGTGCGGCAGGCTGGCGGGGCCCTCAGACACCTCCTGCAGCTGCTCGTTACTCACAGGCGTCCTCCGCTGTTATGGAACAGAGATACAGTATTGAAGGCAACATAACTGCTGTATCTGCCAACATAGAACATTTGTCTATTACTGTTTGGCGAGAATACCAGGATCTATACAGCCGCCACGTGTCAAGCTGCAATTAGTCACTGGTGTACGCATTGTGTTCCGCCAATGATTGCTTTCCCGTCACTGTTAAGATTTCTTTTAATCATGTCTAAATTGATTTTCGAAAACATCAGTATGAAAACAAAATAGCGTCAAAGCATTAACCTTTCAAATAATAGTGGAAATAGATGAacacatttacatatttatccATTATGACTCTCAACACACGTCACGCCTTCAGTAGCGCGTGTCGACACAATATACCTTTCTATTCTAAGTGTGTACATGTGTcttcatgtctgtctgtatgtcttttgtctgtctgtttgtctgtgagtCTCTTACGTACCAAGCGGGTAGAATCCCTCAGGTTCCGAATGAGCGGTTTGTTGACATCACTGACTGGAGCTTCAGATGACTCTTGAAGACGTTCCTGCAAGGatgggaaaagggagaaggtggagaacGAGGTGGAAGCAGAAGCGGAGGGGGTGGAGCTGGAGGAGGCACGCGAGGAgggcgggaaggaggaagagggggggaaggaggaggaagaagaggggaaggaggaggaggaggaggaggaggaggaggaggaggaggaggaggaggaggaggaggaggaggaggaggatggggaggaggaggaggaggaggaggaggagggagatgaaggaaaagaggaggggaaggaagggaacgagAAAGGCtcggatgaaaaagaagaggggaaggaaggaaaagagaaggaagcagaggggaggaggaggaggaggaggaggaggagaaggaggaggatggggaggagaaatGGTGAGGGAAGGTGTCGTCTAGAGAGGAGCGGTCTATGGGTGGCGAAGACCGTGGGAATGGGTGGCTTTTTGTGCGTGATCTAGAGGTGGTGGGGATGCGAGCTTCTAAgacagactagagagagagagagagagagagagagagagagagagagaggaggggtggagaggaaagagtatTAAACATTCAAACTACACAAATTCTACCCTTCCAAACTTTCATGCGCAACGAGAACTAAAATCTACAACTACGTGCTGATTACTCGACAATTTTCCAACGAGAGCAAACTGCGGATGATGTGTTACAAGACAGGGAGAAGAAAGATCAAACTGTAAGAGAAATGTATCTACATGGCACTAAAAAAAGTATAATTTCAAAGTCATGTACAAGATTAAGAATAGaaagtgtggaaaaaaaatccataattGTCAAAAGTCAGATATTTGGAgaaattcatgtgtgtgtgtgtgtgtgtgtgtgtgtgtgtgtgtgtgtgtgtgtgtgtgtgtgtgtgtgtgtgtgtgtgtgtgtgtgtgtgtgcgtgtgtggctgGGTTGGGTATGAGGGATAATAGAATTGAGAAAGAATTACCTTGGATCTGATTCTCTTGCCGAAGGACCCAATGTTGTTCAGGACTTGATTGGCAACGTCGTCGCTGATGTCAGAAAACTCGAAcattgaagaagggaaggaggtggctgggGTCGGTCTTGTGTTTCCTCTCTCAAACGTCCTCTGGTGCTGTGAAGAATAACCTGGCGAAGGGAAGGAGGTTTTAGTGCCTGGCGAGGAAGCTATAGTGGGTCTTGTCCCTCTAGTGAACGTCCCCTGATGCCTTAATGGGGATCCTGACGAAGGGAAAGACGATTTGGTGCCTGACGGAGGTGATGCAGTAGGCGGTGCAAAGCTTGGGTGCTTCGATGGGGGAGTTCCGGGTCTTTGTGATTGAAGCCTTGTGTTCTGTGAAGTGACTCGTTGCCTCTCTGCAGCAGGAGTCTGGCTGTGGTGGATTAGTTGAGGCGTGGGAGTCTTGTGAGGGTATTGTGATGTTGTCGGGGGGTTTGGATCACGCAAAGTTGTGAGGCGGACTTCCTTGTTTTCCGGAGATTGTGAAGGTTGCTGAGAGGGTTGCTTAGTGTTCTGTGGCCTCTGTGGGAGTTGTATACTCAGACGTTGGCTGTTTGGAGGTCGTTGTTCATTATCTCGACTTTGTGGAGATTGTAAGTAGCTCTCTTGATTTTCCAGCTCGTGTTCTCCTCTAGAATGCTGCAAATCATTCTTCTCGTTCTGTGAGAGTTGTAGGCGATTCTGTCCGTTCTGCGAGGAGCGTAAACCGTTCTGTTGGTGCTGCATTTGTTGTCGTAATTGGCTCTGCTCATTTTGTGATGGTTGCAAGTGCTTCTGTTGGTCCTGAAGAGGTTGCAAGTGGctctgttgctgttttgttggTTGTTGGAAACTCCCTTGGTTGTGTGGCGGTGCTTGGGGGTTCTGTGTGTTCTGTGGATGCTGCAAAGGCTTCTGTTGGTTTTGTGGATCTTGAAAGCCGCTCTGTTGGTTCTGTGGATGGTGCAAACGGTCCTGCTGGTTCTGTGGAGATTGCAAGGGATTCTGTTGGTTCTGTGGATGTTGTAAGGGGTTCTGGGGTTGCTGCAAATGGTTCTGTTGATCATGTGGATGTTGCAAATGGTTCTGTTGGATCTCTGATGGTTGTGAACTGTCTTTTTGGCTCTGTGAGGATTGCAAGGGTTTCTGCTGCTTCTGTGTGGGCTGGGACTGAGTATGCTGGTTCTGGAAAGGTTGCTGaggattttgttgttgtgtagGATTTGGTTCTCTGCTCTGGTGTTTCTGTGCTGGTGTCTGGTGGCTTGCTTTAGTCGTTGGTGCGTTGTTCTGTGGGTGAGAAGACGATGATGGTCCTTGAGGTCGTAAAGTTGAGAGTAAATTCTGTCCTGATTGACCGTTTCCTTGCTTCAGTGGCGCTGGTCCATGGTTCTGTTGATTGTGTTGATGTCTGCTCGGCGTGGGGAGTAAGGTAGGTTGTTTCTGTGAGGGGTGCAAGTTGTTTCCGTTTTTCTGTGAAGTCTGAAGGCTGATTTCATGATTCTGTTGAGACTGGAAGGGTTTCTTTTGGTCCTGTGGAGACGGAGAACGGTTATCATGACTTCGTGGAGGCTGGAAGTGACCCTCCTGATCACGCAAAGGCTGCAAGTGGTTTCCCTGAATATTTGAAGGCTGGTTGTGGGTGCTTTCACTGTTTGAAGACTGGAAGTGGCTTTGCTGCTCCGATATGGGAGGaactttgttgtgtttttgaggGACTGGACGGCCATCTTGCCCTTTCTGAGGCGACAGTGTTACTCGAATTTTCGGGGCGTGCGGCTTCTTGAGGACCAGAGTTGGCGTGGACTGTGGTGACTTGGACGAAGCGTGAGATGTATGCGTAGTGGGGGATGAAGTGTAGATGGTGATGGGAGAACTAGTGaatgtggttggtggtggtggtggtggtggtggtggtgagtttgtTGCAGCCGTTCGGAAAGGATGCTTTGGGGTTGAgggtgaggagggggaggaagaggagggggcaaAGCTTAAGTGGGAGGAGGATGTAGGAACGCGAGAGGGGTTAGAATCCTGCGACACCAACTGGAATTCAGACGAAGAAGGGAACttgggtggtggagggaaattttgtccttgtggtggtggtggcggtggtggtgatggtggtgatagtgatagtgaggtGTGGTGGGGGTTTGGTAAATGTGCCGGAGAGTGGGTGTGGTGCATTTTGAGGGCCTGGGGGCGCGGTGAGGCATGTTGCTCAGCGGTTGGGATCTGCGCGTCCCCGATAATGAAGAACTCATCCTGACTGTCCGCTGGAGGCCTGTAGACATCGTAAGTAGGCTGGAACGGTTGCCATTCGCCATCAGCAACCTTGCTGTCGACTGAACTCTCGAGAGGCGAGAAATTGGATTCCTCCTCAATCCCAGATATCAAGTGTGATGTCAGACCGTCGCTTTTGAAGACCTTATGTGCTGGGTGGCTCGCCTCGGACAGGAGTTTGAAGTCCTGCCCAGAAGGGATTGTGACATGAGAGCTTCCATCGTGCACCAAGTCTTCAGGACGCTGCCTTGGAAACTTTGAGGGAACCTCAAAGGGAAATGGGTGGGGAATTACCTTCTGCCGGACATTGTCACGATGCAGGTAATCGTGGCGTTGCTGTCCGGCGGGCGGCGGGGTCAGCTGAGGATTCAGTGAATGTCTCTCGTCCGGCTGTACCAAGTGCGGTGACACTCCTGGAGGATGCCGGACGGTGGGTTGTGGCGGAGTGGATTTTTGAGGTGCCGGGTGTATTTGGGTCTCCAGTTTACTGGACGTGGCCTCTCTCGACCACGGTGCCCCACGTAGCACGCTGGAAACCCCCCACAAAAGGAGCGATGAGAGACGAGAGGAGGCCACGTGCACTCCTACCTTCTTGTTGGTCTGTGACTCCACGCATCCTGTGCTCTGCCGCCAAGGGCATGGCCACGGCTCTGTCCTTTGTTGAAGGCGTGGCGGATGACAGGGATGCCGGTGCCTGTAGATCACCGAATGCACAGGCTGCcaacactgccatcaccaccacctgcgaAGGAACTTTCATTAATTATGTAACCTTAAGAGATTTGTGTCGTATCTTACTTCACCTTCAGTATTATCACTTGTCTCActtgtccctccctttctttctccctccctccctcaaagACATCCTCGTGGAAGGACGTCTTAGTGGGACCTATACGTCAAGAAATTGCCTTGAACTCGAAGGAGAGGCAGCGTGAGGCCAGAGAGCGATTAGgaattgagaaagaaaagaaaattaatctaaACTCTAAGTCACCATGAATATAAGAGAAACTGTTTAACGTGACAGCAATTGATGGCCCGTGAGTGACACTGAGTGACTGGATGACGCATTTTCCCGACGTGATAGACGAGTGGCGTCAGTCGGTGTGCAGAAGCGAGGAACAGAATGACAGGCAGATCGCGGGCTGCTTTCTCGATAATTATAGTGCACGATACATTAGggtcatagtgtgtgtgtgtgtgtgtgtgtgtgtgtgtgtgtgttgcagtataCGGAATTTGAACTTGATGTTGCTGcttcgtcactctctctctctctctctctctctctctctctctctctctctctctctctctctctctctc from Portunus trituberculatus isolate SZX2019 chromosome 20, ASM1759143v1, whole genome shotgun sequence encodes:
- the LOC123506712 gene encoding LOW QUALITY PROTEIN: putative uncharacterized protein DDB_G0291608 (The sequence of the model RefSeq protein was modified relative to this genomic sequence to represent the inferred CDS: inserted 2 bases in 2 codons); this encodes MKATLVVVMAVLAACAFGDLQAPASLSSATPSTKDRAVAMPLAAEHRMRGVTDQQEGRSARGLLSSLIAPFVGGFQRATXGHRGRERPRPVNWRPKYTRXPQKSTPPQPTVRHPPGVSPHLVQPDERHSLNPQLTPPPAGQQRHDYLHRDNVRQKVIPHPFPFEVPSKFPRQRPEDLVHDGSSHVTIPSGQDFKLLSEASHPAHKVFKSDGLTSHLISGIEEESNFSPLESSVDSKVADGEWQPFQPTYDVYRPPADSQDEFFIIGDAQIPTAEQHASPRPQALKMHHTHSPAHLPNPHHTSLSLSPPSPPPPPPPQGQNFPPPPKFPSSSEFQLVSQDSNPSRVPTSSSHLSFAPSSSSPSSPSTPKHPFRTAATNSPPPPPPPPPTTFTSSPITIYTSSPTTHTSHASSKSPQSTPTLVLKKPHAPKIRVTLSPQKGQDGRPVPQKHNKVPPISEQQSHFQSSNSESTHNQPSNIQGNHLQPLRDQEGHFQPPRSHDNRSPSPQDQKKPFQSQQNHEISLQTSQKNGNNLHPSQKQPTLLPTPSRHQHNQQNHGPAPLKQGNGQSGQNLLSTLRPQGPSSSSHPQNNAPTTKASHQTPAQKHQSREPNPTQQQNPQQPFQNQHTQSQPTQKQQKPLQSSQSQKDSSQPSEIQQNHLQHPHDQQNHLQQPQNPLQHPQNQQNPLQSPQNQQDRLHHPQNQQSGFQDPQNQQKPLQHPQNTQNPQAPPHNQGSFQQPTKQQQSHLQPLQDQQKHLQPSQNEQSQLRQQMQHQQNGLRSSQNGQNRLQLSQNEKNDLQHSRGEHELENQESYLQSPQSRDNEQRPPNSQRLSIQLPQRPQNTKQPSQQPSQSPENKEVRLTTLRDPNPPTTSQYPHKTPTPQLIHHSQTPAAERQRVTSQNTRLQSQRPGTPPSKHPSFAPPTASPPSGTKSSFPSSGSPLRHQGTFTRGTRPTIASSPGTKTSFPSPGYSSQHQRTFERGNTRPTPATSFPSSMFEFSDISDDVANQVLNNIGSFGKRIRSKERLQESSEAPVSDVNKPLIRNLRDSTRLRRTPVSNEQLQEVSEGPASLPHRHHLHPDTRSASGATTHPTSSDATNYNVMVLPYQAMKDSGFPTKSSDDLPPNPSVQAFQDDVSVFLVQHEHSNTSQLPVGSAASGVGSPDKTTGVKREAKTSWFSSGGSGDDAAKVLGFLAPSPSAFCVHGFCEESSAANSDK